In Haliaeetus albicilla chromosome 3, bHalAlb1.1, whole genome shotgun sequence, the following are encoded in one genomic region:
- the PLAG1 gene encoding zinc finger protein PLAG1 isoform X1, with the protein MATVIPGDLSEVRDTQKVPSGKRKRGETKPRKNFPCQLCDKAFNSVEKLKVHSYSHTGERPYKCTQQDCTKAFVSKYKLLRHMATHSPEKTHKCNYCEKMFHRKDHLKNHLHTHNPNKEAFKCEECGKNYNTKLGFKRHLALHAATSGDLTCKVCLQTFESTGVLLEHLKTHAGKSSGGVKEKKHQCEHCDRRFYTRKDVRRHMVVHTGRKDFLCQYCAQRFGRKDHLTRHMKKSHNQELLKVKTEPMDLLDPFTCNVSVPIKDELLPVMSLPSSELTSKPFTNTLQLNLYNTQIQSMQSSASAHQMVATSLPLGMPCPIDMESVHPSHQLSLKYPLGTTSYAISMPEKEQPLKGEIESYLMELQSGMPSSSQDSQASSSKLGLDPQVGPLDDGSGEVSLSKGSVPISEPLNTPSLDFSQLFNFIPVNGPPYNPSVSVGNLGMSYTQEEAHSSMTQLPPQTQDPQDPSNSIGLGSLHSLSAAFTSSLSTTTTLPRFHQAFQ; encoded by the exons ATGGCCACTGTCATTCCTGGTGATTTGTCAGAAGTAAGAGATACCCAGAAAGTCCCTTCAGGGAAACGTAAGCGTGGTGaaaccaaaccaagaaaaaactTTCCTTGCCAACTGTGTGACAAGGCCTTTAACAGTGTTGAGAAATTAAAGGTTCACTCATACTCTCACACAGGAGAGAGGCCCTACAAGTGCACACAACAAGACTGCACCAAGGCCTTTGTTTCTAAGTACAAATTACTAAG GCATATGGCTACTCATTCTCCTGAGAAAACCCACAAGTGTAATTATTGTGAGAAAATGTTTCACCGAAAAGATCACCTAAAGAATCACCTACATACACACAATCCCAACAAAGAGGCCTTTAAGTGTGAAGAATGTGGAAAGAACTACAATACCAAGCTTGGGTTCAAACGTCACCTAGCTTTGCATGCTGCAACAAGCGGTGACCTCACCTGTAAGGTATGTTTGCAGACTTTTGAAAGCACAGGAGTGCTGCTGGAGCACCTAAAAACTCACGCAGGCAAGTCATCGGGTGgagtgaaggagaaaaaacaccAGTGTGAACACTGTGATCGTCGGTTCTACACCCGAAAGGATGTCCGTAGACACATGGTAGTGCACACTGGAAGAAAGGACTTCCTCTGTCAGTACTGTGCACAGAGATTTGGGCGGAAAGATCACCTCACACGCCACATGAAGAAAAGTCACAACCAAGAACTTTTGAAGGTCAAAACAGAGCCAATGGACCTTCTAGATCCCTTTACCTGCAATGTTTCTGTGCCTATTAAGGATGAGCTGCTTCCAGTGATGTCTTTACCTTCCAGTGAACTGACATCAAAGCCATTTACAAACACTTTGCAACTAAATCTCTACAACACTCAGATTCAGTCCATGCAGAGTTCTGCATCTGCACACCAAATGGTTGCCACATCGTTACCATTGGGAATGCCTTGTCCAATAGATATGGAGTCTGTCCACCCTTCTCACCAGCTATCGTTGAAATATCCGCTCGGTACTACCTCATATGCAATTTCTATGCCTGAAAAAGAACAGCCATTGAAAGGGGAAATTGAAAGTTACTTGATGGAGTTGCAAAGTGGTATGCCTTCTTCATCCCAGGATTCTCAAGCATCTTCATCAAAACTAGGGCTGGATCCACAAGTAGGGCCACTAGATGATGGGTCTGGGGAGGTTTCCCTTTCCAAGGGCTCCGTTCCTATTAGCGAACCTCTAAACACCCCATCATTGGACTTTTCTCAGCTGTTCAACTTCATACCTGTAAATGGCCCTCCCTATAATCCTTCTGTTTCAGTGGGAAACCTCGGAATGAGTTATACACAAGAGGAGGCACATTCTTCTATGACTCAACTTCCACCACAAACCCAAGATCCTCAAGATCCTAGCAATAGTATAGGTCTTGGGTCTCTGCACTCGTTGTCAGCAGCTTTCACAAGCAGTCTAAGCACAACCACCACCCTACCGCGATTTCATCAAGCTTTCCAATAG
- the PLAG1 gene encoding zinc finger protein PLAG1 isoform X2 translates to MATHSPEKTHKCNYCEKMFHRKDHLKNHLHTHNPNKEAFKCEECGKNYNTKLGFKRHLALHAATSGDLTCKVCLQTFESTGVLLEHLKTHAGKSSGGVKEKKHQCEHCDRRFYTRKDVRRHMVVHTGRKDFLCQYCAQRFGRKDHLTRHMKKSHNQELLKVKTEPMDLLDPFTCNVSVPIKDELLPVMSLPSSELTSKPFTNTLQLNLYNTQIQSMQSSASAHQMVATSLPLGMPCPIDMESVHPSHQLSLKYPLGTTSYAISMPEKEQPLKGEIESYLMELQSGMPSSSQDSQASSSKLGLDPQVGPLDDGSGEVSLSKGSVPISEPLNTPSLDFSQLFNFIPVNGPPYNPSVSVGNLGMSYTQEEAHSSMTQLPPQTQDPQDPSNSIGLGSLHSLSAAFTSSLSTTTTLPRFHQAFQ, encoded by the coding sequence ATGGCTACTCATTCTCCTGAGAAAACCCACAAGTGTAATTATTGTGAGAAAATGTTTCACCGAAAAGATCACCTAAAGAATCACCTACATACACACAATCCCAACAAAGAGGCCTTTAAGTGTGAAGAATGTGGAAAGAACTACAATACCAAGCTTGGGTTCAAACGTCACCTAGCTTTGCATGCTGCAACAAGCGGTGACCTCACCTGTAAGGTATGTTTGCAGACTTTTGAAAGCACAGGAGTGCTGCTGGAGCACCTAAAAACTCACGCAGGCAAGTCATCGGGTGgagtgaaggagaaaaaacaccAGTGTGAACACTGTGATCGTCGGTTCTACACCCGAAAGGATGTCCGTAGACACATGGTAGTGCACACTGGAAGAAAGGACTTCCTCTGTCAGTACTGTGCACAGAGATTTGGGCGGAAAGATCACCTCACACGCCACATGAAGAAAAGTCACAACCAAGAACTTTTGAAGGTCAAAACAGAGCCAATGGACCTTCTAGATCCCTTTACCTGCAATGTTTCTGTGCCTATTAAGGATGAGCTGCTTCCAGTGATGTCTTTACCTTCCAGTGAACTGACATCAAAGCCATTTACAAACACTTTGCAACTAAATCTCTACAACACTCAGATTCAGTCCATGCAGAGTTCTGCATCTGCACACCAAATGGTTGCCACATCGTTACCATTGGGAATGCCTTGTCCAATAGATATGGAGTCTGTCCACCCTTCTCACCAGCTATCGTTGAAATATCCGCTCGGTACTACCTCATATGCAATTTCTATGCCTGAAAAAGAACAGCCATTGAAAGGGGAAATTGAAAGTTACTTGATGGAGTTGCAAAGTGGTATGCCTTCTTCATCCCAGGATTCTCAAGCATCTTCATCAAAACTAGGGCTGGATCCACAAGTAGGGCCACTAGATGATGGGTCTGGGGAGGTTTCCCTTTCCAAGGGCTCCGTTCCTATTAGCGAACCTCTAAACACCCCATCATTGGACTTTTCTCAGCTGTTCAACTTCATACCTGTAAATGGCCCTCCCTATAATCCTTCTGTTTCAGTGGGAAACCTCGGAATGAGTTATACACAAGAGGAGGCACATTCTTCTATGACTCAACTTCCACCACAAACCCAAGATCCTCAAGATCCTAGCAATAGTATAGGTCTTGGGTCTCTGCACTCGTTGTCAGCAGCTTTCACAAGCAGTCTAAGCACAACCACCACCCTACCGCGATTTCATCAAGCTTTCCAATAG